CCAAACAGCTCGCGCATATCCATTATGAGCGGTCAGCTTCCCCACCCTCGTCTCCCGGCTCCTCACGCCGTCCACCTCGGGAGTCATCGCCGCGAAGCTCGGGTGCACCTGCATCCTGAAGCAGCGATATGCCTGCGATGCCAGGGTTCGTCATCTCATACGGATCGAGGATGAGATTCAGCTCTTCCTCACGAAGCACATCGTACAGCAGACACAGCTCGCGGACCGACTTGCCGGTCAAGATCGCTTCCCGTGCGATGCGGGCGACGACCTCATAGCCCAGATGCGGATTCAAGGCGGTAATGATGCCGACGCTGCGCTCGACGTACTCCTTGCAGATGTGCACATTAGGCTCAATGCCGTCGAGACAGTGCGTCTTGAACACCTTGAACACCTGTGCCATCATTCCGAGCGACTGGAGCAGGTTGAATACGAGCACCGGCTCCATCACGTTCAGCTCCAGCTGCCCCGCCTCGGATGCCAAGGAGATCGTATGGTCGTTGCCGATCACCTGGAAGGCGACCTGATTGACGACCTCGCACATGACCGGGTTCACCTTACCCGGCATGATCGAGGAGCCGGGCTGCCGCGGCGGCAGATTGATCTCGTTCAAGCCGGCACGCGGGCCGGATGCCATCAGCCGCAGATCGTTCGCCACCTTGGACATGTTGATCATACATACCTTTAACGCAGACGACACCTCGGTATAAGCGTCCGTATTTTGCGTAGCGTCGATGAGGTTCTCCGCATTCACCAGCGGATAGCCCGTCTGCTCGGCGAGCAGCTCGGCCACCCGCTTAATATATCTCGGGTCCGCATTCAACCCCGTGCCGACGGCCGTCGCCCCCATGTTGATCTCGTACAGATGCTGGCGCGTCTGGCTGATCCGCTTCATATCGCGGGCGAACACGCGGCGGTACGCCTCGAACTCCTGCCCGAGCCGGATCGGCACGCCATCCTGCAGATGCGTCCGCCCCATCTTAATAATGCCGTCGAACGCCTCGGCCTTCGCCTTGAAGCTATCGTGCAGCTCCTCCATGACGGCGAGCAGCTGCTCGAGCATGCGCAGCACCGCGATATGAATTGCTGTCGGGAAGGCGTCATTCGTCGACTGCGCCATGTTGACATGCGTGTTCGGGCTGAGTATGAAGTAGTTGCCCTTCTCACCGCCCATGAGCTCAATGGCCCGATTGGCAATCACTTCGTTCGCATTCATATTGATCGACGTGCCGGCTCCGCCTTGAATCGGATCGACGATGAACTGGTCGTGCCAACGGCCTGCGATGATCTCATCGGCAGCCTGTACGATAACGCGGCCCAGATGGGGCTTGAGCTGCCCCGTTTCCATGTTGGCGAGAGCGGCTGCCTTCTTGACGTGAGCCATCGCCACAATCAGCTCCTGATGAATCCGGTAGCCCGTAATCGGGAAGTTCTCCACGGCGCGCAGCGTCTGAACACCGTAGTAGGCATCTGCCGGAACATCCTTGCTGCCGAGAAAATCTTTCTCCACTCGAACTCGATTCGTCATCCTGTTCATCCTCCCGATCCATTGCGCCGTCACGACTGAGCGTTCCCGGCCCCTGGTTCTCTTATGCATACTCGAGCCCAAGCTTAGCGGATAAGATAACAAAGAGGCCGAGCCTTCCTGCAATCAATGGAGGAAAACCCGGCCCATACCTATTTCAACGTATTACGCGCCTTGCGTATGAGCTCATTCGCATGATCAATGCTGAGAAACGCCTTCTCAATCTGCTCCTTGTGCCTCTTGACTTGCTGATCCGTCCGCTCGGCATGAGCGCTCGCCTTATCCGCAACGTCCCGGCTCGTATTGATCAGATCCTCTGTTCGGTTCATGATTCCACCAAGCTCTTCCATATGCTCGGACATCGGCCACCTCCAGACCCAGATTATAACCGGTTACATTACAGCTTGCTCATGAACTGTATGATCTTGTCATGGAGACCCGGCAAGCCCTCGTGGGCAAAGTCGGGATAGAGCTCTAGCTTGTACGGAGCACGAAGCTTATTAATCGCAGCGAACTGGGTCGATGGCGGACATACCGTATCCATCAGCCCGACACCGATCAGCAGCTCAGCTTCGATTCGCGGGGACAGATGCTGAATATCGATATAGCCGAGTCTTGTGAAGAACGCATCCTCCCGCACATGCTGCGGGTCGAAGCGGCGGAAATAGGTGCGAAGCTCCTCATACGCATCCTTGCATAGATCCATCTCCCAGACGCGTCTGTAATCGCTCAAGAACGGATACACCGGAGCGGCCAGCTTAATGCGTGGCTCCAGCGCCGCACACGCCATCGTCAACGCACCGCCCTGCGACCAGCCCGTCGCGCCGACACGCGCAGCATCGACCTCAGAGAAGCTCATCACGATCGAGGCAAGCTGAGCCGTATCGAGGAAGATGTGGCGGAACAGCAGGTCGTGCGGATCGTCGCTGTCGACACCGCGAATAATATGACCATGGTGCGTATTGCCCTTCACTCCGCCCGTGTCCTCGCTGCGGCCGCCTTGTCCGCGAACGTCGAGCGACGAGACGGACATGCCGAGCGCCGCATAGACGAGCTTGTCCTGCCAATCTCCGGCATGCATCGTATAGCCATGGAATTGCAGCAACGCTGGATGCGGACCGACAGCCTGCTTCGGTCGCACATACTTCGCATGAAGTCTGGCTCCCCGCACTCCTGTGAAGTACATGTGATAGCATTCGGCAAATGGCACCTGAAAGTCAGCCGGTACAAGCTCAAGCTGGGGATCTACCGCCCGCAGCTCCTCCAGCGCCTGCGACCAATACGTGTCGAAATCGGCGGGCTTCGGACTGCGTCCGGTATACGTTTTCAATTGCTCAAGCGGCATATCGATACAAGGCATAGTCATCATCCTTTTTCACCTGCACGAACAGGGTCCGATCACACTCGGGTATTACTGCTACGGCAAGTGTTGAATTATATCTTCACTATACGCTCTGTAACGCGCCGTGACAATATGTCCATCTTACATCGATTGCCGTATCGGCAGCGCAAGCTTGAAGACAGTGCCTTCGCCGAGCGAGCTCGTAACTTGAATGAAGCCTTGATGCCGCTTGATGATGTTGTGAACGGTCGCAAGACCAAGTCCGGTGCCTTCATAGCCTCTTGCATTGCTCAGACGCGTGAACGGGGTGAAGATCGATTCGAGCTCGCTCTCTGCCATGCCGATTCCGTTGTCCTCGATCGTGAAGCAGCAAATATCAGGACTCGGCACCTCGATCTGCCTCACGACAATACGCGGCGGACGATCCTGGGCATGATATTTAATACCATTTGCAAGCAGGTTTTGAAACAGCTGATACATCTGGGTCGGGTCCGCCTCGATGCTTGGTAGCTGTCCGACGACCGTCACCTCACCTCGCTCGGCCTCAAGACGAGCGCGTAGGTCGGAGATGACATCACAGATGACCTGACTTAGATCTACCATCTGACAAGCCGACGAATCTGCGTTCACTTGAGCGAACGCTAACAGATCGGTAATAAGCCGATTCATCCGCTCAGCGGAGCTCGCGATGAGCCGAAGCGATTCCTGGCCCCGCTCGTCCAGCTGCCCTGCATTTTTCGTTAGCATCAGCTCGGTTAAGCCGGAGATGGCGTGAAGCGGATTTTTCAGATCGTGGGAGACGACCTGTGCGAACTCGGTCAAGCTCTGGTTGCTTCGCTCAAGCTCACTCTGGATCGCGACAAGCTCCTGCTTCTTCTTGTTCAGCTCCAGGAATACTTTGACCTTGCTGAGCAGAATGTCGACGTCGACGGGCTTGAACAAGTAATCGACCGCTCCCGTCTCGTACCCCTTGAACACGCTCTTGTCCTCTTTATTAATCGCCGTAACGAATATAATCGGTATTTGCTTCGTATCCTCATGACTGCGCAATATTTCGGCAAGCTCGAAGCCATCCATCTCCGGCATGTTCACATCGAGCAAGATCAACGCGAAATCATGCCGAAGCGTATAGGAGAGCGCCTCGTTACCGGAATGCGCCATATGAATGTCGCAGCCGAGCGAGCTCAATATTTTTTCCATTGCGTACAAATTTTCTTTGCGATCGTCAACTACTAATATTTTCGTAGCCGGATAGCTCTGAGCGCCGCTCATGTTGAACCCCTTTCTGCTTCGTGCGTTCATGAGCACGAGGCGGCTATTTCGTTCAGCAGGAGGCCGATCGCCTCCAGCTCGACAACGTAGTCTGCTTCCACGAGACGCAGCGCTGCAGCCGGCATCGTCGAATATTCAGCAGTTGCCGGATTCTGGACGATGGCCAGCCCTCCAGCACGCTTGATCGCCAGCAAGCCGCGGCTTCCATCGGCGTTCGCTCCCGTCAGCACGACGCCTATGCATCGTCCGCCGAGCGCATACACCGCGCTCTCGAACAGCACATCGACAGACGGACGGGAATACTGCACAGGTGGATCGACAGACAGGGCGAGCGTACGGTCATCCTCGACGAGCAGATGGTAGCCGGCCGGTGCGATGTAGGCGACTCCCGCCTTCAGCTTCTCCTTGTCGTCCGCCTCCTTCACTTGAATGGCGGCGACACCGTTCAAGTAATCGGCCAAGTAGCTGTCACTGCCTTCCTTCAAGTGTTGAACGATAACGATCGGAAGCGGGAACGAGGGTGCTATCGCTGTCAGCAGTGTGCGAAGCGCCTGCAGCCCTCCAGCCGATACGCCGATGAAGGCGGCCTCATAGTTGTCAGTCATTGCGCTTGGCGCCTCCTTCCGTGCGATGGGCGCAGCAGTCCCGGCTGCGCGGAGATGCTACAGCTTCAGCTGCTTGCGGAATATGCGCCAGCGCGGGGAGATGTCCTCGTAATCGGCCCGCTGCGGCGCAAGCTCTAGCGACTCCTTGCTCCCGAGGCAGAGGAAGCCGCGATGGACGAGGCTCTGGTCGAAGAGGCCGAACACTTGGTTCTGCAGCTGCCGATCGAAATAGATCAATACGTTGCGGCAGATGATCAAGTTCATCTCGCCGAACGTCTGATCGGTAACCAGATTGTGCGGTGAGAAGACGATGTTCGCCTTCAAATCCTCGTTCATCTTGGCCATCTGATATTTCGCGTAATAATAATCCGAGAAGGATGCCTTCCCGCCGCTGCTGTTGTAATTGGCAGTAAACTTCCGCATCGCTTCGATCGGATAGATGCCCTCGGAGGCCGTCTTCAGCGACTCGTGGTTAATATCCGTCGCATAGATCTGCACCCGGTCGTAGAAGCCTTCCTCCTGCAGCAATATCGCCATGGAGTATACCTCCTCGCCTGTCGCGCAGCCGGCGTGCCATATTTTGACGAACGGATACGTCTTCAGCACCGGGATCACCTTCGTTCGCAGCTCGAGGAAGAACGCCGGGTCCCGGAACATCTCGGTCACCGTTACCGAGATGTTGACGAGCATGTCTCGCACGAACGCTTCGTCGTGAAGCACGCGAGGGATCAGATCGGACAATCGCTCAAGACCTGCCTTGGAGCGAATATAATGGAGCCGGCGCAGCATCGACGATCGTGCATATTGACGAAAGTCGAAGCCATGCCCTCTGTACAGCGCCTCCAGCACGAGCTCGGCCTCCAGCTTCTCCTTATCGTGCTCGCTCCTCATGATTCAAACAGCCATACGCGGATCAAGGATAGCAGCTTGTCGGTGTCGACGGGCTTCGTCATATAGTCGTTGGCCCCTCCTTCGATGCATTTCTCGCGATCGCCGCTCATTGCCTTAGCCGTCAGTGCGATGATCGGCAGTCGGCTATATTGCGGCTTGCTCCGAATGAGGCGCATCGCCTCATAGCCGTCCATCACCGGCATCATAATGTCCATAATGACGAGCTCGATGCCGCTCTCGCTCTCCAGCTTCTCGACGGCCAGCTTGCCATTGTCTGCCATCAGCACCTCAAGGCCATGCTGACGCAGCACCTTGGACAGCGCGAACGTGTTGCGCATATCGTCATCGACCAGCAGCACCTTGCGCCCCTTCAGCGACTCGTCGGAATCAAGTGCCATCCGTAGCATCGCCCGCTGCTCCTCCGGCAGCTGCTTCTGTACGCTGTGCAGAAATAGCGATACCTCATCAAGCAGCCGCTCCGGCGAGTTCGCCCCCTTGATCACGATGCTGTCGGTGAATCGGTTCAGCTCCTTGTACTCCGCCTGCGTCAGCTCCTTGCCTGTATTAATGATCATCGGCGGCGGCGAATCCGTAGCCTGGACGAGTCGCTCGAGCAGCTCCTGCCCGGTCATATCCGGCAGCTTCAGATCCAGGATGACGCAGTCATACACCTGCTCCTTCATCCGCTCCAGCCCTTCCATTCCGGTGAAGGCGCTATGAATATCAATCTTCTTATGCTTCAGAAGCTCGTGAATCGCCTTCTGGTTGCTCGCATCGTCCTCGATGACGAGCACCTGCTTGATGCGCTCGTTGAGCACATGCTCAATTTTGTCAAACACGTTGTCCATATCATCCGCCGATATCGGCTTCGACATGAAGCCGACCGCTCCCCGCTTCAATGATGCAGGCCCTGCGTCTTTACCCGAAATAATATGGACCGGAATATGGCGCGTCTGGCTGTCTCGCTTCAGATGATCGAGCACCTTCAGTCCATCCATGTCCGGCAAGCCGAGGTCGAGGAGCACTGCAGTCGGAGTGTAGCGCTTCACAAGCTGAAGCCCACTGAAGCCGTCGCCAGCTGCCACGCACTTGAAGCCCTTGCTGCGCGACAGCTTGACCAGCACCTTCGCGAACGCTGGATCGTCCTCGATGATGAGCAGCGTCTTCTCTTTGCCGGAGAAAGCGTGAAGCTCCTCGCGGTCATCCGGGATGAACGAGCGGATCGCTGCCGCAGGGGCGGCTAGCACTCCCGCCATGCTGCGATCTACAGCAGCGGCCGCCTCAGCCGCACCTGCCTGTGCCTGTGCTTGTGCCGCCGACGAGGAGGTCGTGCTACTGTTCGGCTCCATGAGATGCGCGACTACATCGTTCGCAGCGACTGCGTCCGATGTGCTAAGCTTCTCGCCTTGCACACTCGGCTCGTCAAGCGCAGCCGTCTGCTGCTGCGATGACCGCAGCGGCAAGTACAGCGTGAACGTGCTGCCTTCTCCCTCTCGGCTATGCAGCTGCAGCTCGCCATGGAGCAGCTTCGCCAGCTCCCGCGAGATCGTCAGCCCAAGGCCGGTGCCGCCGTACTTGCGGCTCGTCGATCCATCCGCCTGTTGGAACGCCTCGAATATCGCCTGCTGCTTGTGTGAAGGAATGCCGATACCGGTATCCGTTACTGAGAACGCAGCAGTCTCGCGAGCCGACAGCCCGCTGCACGCAAGCACCGTCCCTGCAGGTGGCCGGCCGATGGAGACCGTAATTTTACCTTGGTGGGTAAACTTGAACGCATTCGACAGCAGATTCTTCAAGATCTGCACCGCCCGCTGCTCGTCGGTGACGATTGAGGCAGGCAGCCCCTCCTCCAGCTTCAGCTCCAGCTCCAGCCCCTTCTCTCTGGCTAGCGGCTGGAACTGGACGTGCAGGCTGCGCAGCATCGCGTCCAGACGAACCTCATCCGGATGAATGTCCAGCTTGCCCGCCTCCACCTTCGACAGATCAAGAATATCGTTGATCAACGTCAGCAGATCAAGTCCTCCGCTATGAATAATGCCCGCCGACTCCACCTGATCCTCAGTCAAATTCCCTTCTGTATTCGCAGCGAGCGACTTCGCGAGTATAAGCAGACTGTTCAGCGGTGTACGGAGCTCATGCGACATGTTCGCGAGAAACTCGGACTTGTACTGGCTTGCAAGCTCCAGCTCCTCCGCCTTCACCTCGAGCTCCCGCTTGGACTGCTGAATGAAATGATTTTGCCGCTCAATATCGGCCTTCTGCAGCTCGAGGTAATTCGTCTTCTCCTCCAGCTCCTCGTTGATCGTCTGCAGCTCCTCGCTCTGGATGCGCATCTTCTCCTCGGACTGCCTCAGCATCTGAGTCTGCTCCTCCAGCTCCTCATTCGCCGTACGCAGCTCCTCCTGCTGCGTCTGCAGCTCCTCGGCGAGCAGCTGCGACTCACGGAGCAGCTCCTCGGTGCGCTGCCTACTGATGATGCTCTGGATGACCGCCCCGAGCGTGCCGGACAGCTGCTCCAGTAGATCGTGCTCCACGTCGGTGAAGGTGCGGAACGAAGCGAGCTCCAGCACAGCAATGGTCCGTTCCTCGAACACGATCGGCAGCACGAGCACCTGCTGCGGCTTGCCTGCGCCGAGTCCCGAGCCGATCTGAATATAGTCATCTGGCACGTGTGTCAGCAGGATCGGCTTGTTCTCGACCGCGCACTGTCCGACCAAGCCTTCTCCGAGCGGAATGCGACCTGACATATGCTTCCGCTCGCGGAACGCGTAGCTCGCCAGCAGCACGAAGCTCACGCTTCGACCCGACGAGCGAAGCGCCGAGGCGCTCTCCTCGCGAATGTAGAAGACGCCTTGACCCGCCTCGACCAGACTGCAAATTTCTTGAATCAGCATACTGCCGAGCTTGCTGAGGTCCTCCATCCCTTGCGTCATGCCCATCAGTCTCGCCAGCTGCGTCTTCAGCCAATATTGGCGGGCGTTCTCAGCCTTCGTCTCCTTGAGCGAGCGCAGCATCTCATTAAGCGCTGCACTTAACCGGTCGCGATCGGAGCGCAGCACGATCGATTGCTCATAATCTCCCTTAGAGATTCGGTCAGCCTGACGAATGACATCGCGGAAGCTTTCCACCATCTGCTGGAATCCCATCGTCAGATCCCCGATTTCATCGCGGGAGCTGACTTGCAGCTCGACCTCTGTCTCGCCTTGCAGCACGAGCCCGGTCGACTTTTGCAGCGCCCGAATCGGAGTAAGCAGCATTCGGGATATGAAGTAGATCAACAGCAACGACGACAGCAGCACGAACAGGTTGAAGCCGAGCACAAGCAGCAGCGACTGTCTGGCGTTCTGCTCAATCTGTTGCATGAGCACGGACAGCCTCGCCGAGAGCGTATCCTCCGTCCGCTTCATCGCCTCGATGCGCTCCGTCGCCGCAGCGAACCACGCTTGAGGATCGACCGTTAGCTGCTCTCCGGGCATAGTTCCGAGCACTTCACCGCGCAGACGATCCACCTCGACAGCTAGCAAGCCTCCCGCCTCGCTGCGATGCAAGGCGATCATTTCCGGCTCTGCATACGAGGTGAACACTGTATAATACGTCTCCTGCTGATTTTTCAGCGCGCCGAGCCGTTCGAAATCAGCCGTCTTATGCGTCCCTGCCAGCAGCAGGTCGTATACATACGTCCGCTCCTGACTGACGGCGATTTTGCTTCTGGAATAGTGCATGAGTGCCGACATCATGTCGGACACCTGCTCATCGTCTCCTCGCTGACTGACACCCTCGAGAGCCTCGAAGAACGAATCGATCGTCTCGAGATACGTCTGCATAACCTCCGGCTTCCCGATCGAGCGGCTGTCAATCTGTCGGCGGTATTCATCCAGCCGCTCGAGCGCCCCCACAGACTTCTCATACACAGCGACAAGCTGACCGTCTAGCTGCTTATTATTCATCGCCTCAAATTGCTTGCGAAACAGCTCAGCGCTTCGAGCCGCTTCCTGACGCTGCTCCCTCATCACCGACAGCTGTGCCGCTGTGCGCTCTCCGTACATGCTCGGGATGAGCCCGCGCTCAATTTGCAGCTCATGGATGACGGCATTCGTGCTGACCGCAAGCTGTGCCAGCTGCTGAAGTCGGCCCATCTCGTTCATGTGGCCTAGCTTTTCGGATACGGCGGAGAAGGAGAAGTAGAATACCCCCAGCATTGGCACCGCAATCATGAGGAGCAGCTTGTAGTTCAGCTTTAGGTTTCGAATCCAATTCATGCTCGCGCCCCTCGCTTCTATAGAATAATGTGGTACGTATGAATAGCGACTTAAGGATGATGCATGTATTTAGAAATTCTCCGATCTTGTCGATTCTCCTGCTTAACGACACCTATCGACAAACTTTACCGCCGAGCATACGCAAAAAAAGCCCGCCTGCACGACAGACGGGCCTCGATCGGAATGATCGAATTATGCGAGCACCTTCTCCACAGCGGCAATCACCCGATCGGGCTGGAGCGGCTTCACGATAAAATCCTTCGCTCCGGCCTTGATCGCCTCGAAGCCGTTAGCCGCCTCACCGATCACCTCGTGACCAGCTTTCGTTAAAATATCTTTAAGCATCATTCTCATGAAGGCCGCATCATCGACAACTAATATTTTGCCCATCGTATTCTCCCCCTGGCCCAATCAATGTTAACTGAAGCTCATAATGTGCTGATATACCTGAGGCAAGAGCGCCTAGCGGTAAACTAACGTTGTCCGTGTGACTTTCGGCAGACGACCGAGACAGGATGTTCGTTCATAATATGCTCCAAAGCTTGAATGCCATCCATCAGAACCAACTCGTTTCCATCGGCTAACATCTGACTTGAAACGCCCAGTTCGCTTCCTCCAAGCACGAAGATCGTACCGCATCGTTGTTAGGAAAGTTTGAGGTGAATCCTGGAAATAAAAGCAAACAGCCTATAATCCCACTAGCATGAGTCTAGTCGAGAAAAGGCTGTTTACGATTTTTTCTATTAGATTCGTTATAAAGGAGGACTACATATTTAATGGATAATTATTATTTTCCAACAATTGTGTAACTATAAATTGAAGGTCTTCTTCCAAAATCCGCTCATCACCAGATTGGTTTGTATTATAACTTGTTGGCGTACTAGATGCTAACTGGCCATAGTAGTATGCGTCAATTGCCAAATCTAATAGTGTGTACTCACCTGATCTATTTACGTCGAAAAATCCTTCAATTAATAACGAATCTTCTCCGCAATCATCCGCAGGCAAATCAAATTCTTTTTGGGTATCTGCGATACGACACTTCTGCGCATCAACCTTCGCCATGCCTTCTGCTTTCGCTTTGAGCTTCAGCTTTAATAATGTCGTTTCTCCTGTAATACCATATTCTTGTCCTTGGCTAGCAACGATAAAGCGAAGCTGTCCGTTTTGATCAACAGGCGTGTTATAGACCTTGTATCCAAGCACCTCTTCGAAGCCTATAAATTCAAACTTGCTATTATCATAGTTAACTGTAAAATCCTCTGCATAAATATTTACAACGTTTCTTAACATTACATTTGCACTTATTTCTTGACCGACCTTCACTTCATCCTCAGCAATAACAATATCAAGTGTTGGATTCCTGGTAAAAGACACAGCAATCTCATTGGAATTTGCACTTTGTCCACCAGCATTTACAGCAGTAATAACATAGTAATAGGTACTCCCTGAAGTAATGTTGTCCACATAAGCATTTGAAGTCACATTGGTTGCTATCGTTGTATATGGACCGCCTTCAGCAACTGAGCGTCTAACATGATAACTTGTAGCATTATTTACTGCTCCCCAAGATAATGAAACCTGCTCACCCATAAGGGTTGCTTTCAAATCAGCAGGTGGAGTAGGCTTTGTAACGGCTACCTCTTCTCCAAATACATCGAAATTATATAGGGTAATTCCAGCACCATAAATGTTATTTAGCATTATTTTCTTAACGTTACTCACTGCAGGGATTGATACTTTACCTGTATCTCCCCCACTGTGAGATGGAGTTGTTGATGACCATAAAATCTGATCCATTGAATCATAGAATACTATTTCGATCTGAGAAGGGGAACGATTGAGTTGATAACTATTAATCGTCGCTACTCCATTGAATTCGTACCAGACCGAATCGGTTTTCGAGTTAGCATTACTTCCTTGTAGTACAAAATTAGAAGATGTGTCCCAAGTACGTAAGTTTCCCGGGGTACTAGATTCACTTGTCATTACCTTACCTTGCATGAGCCCACCAAAATGCGCATTTGCATA
Above is a genomic segment from Paenibacillus sp. YYML68 containing:
- a CDS encoding ATP-binding protein, whose product is MSGAQSYPATKILVVDDRKENLYAMEKILSSLGCDIHMAHSGNEALSYTLRHDFALILLDVNMPEMDGFELAEILRSHEDTKQIPIIFVTAINKEDKSVFKGYETGAVDYLFKPVDVDILLSKVKVFLELNKKKQELVAIQSELERSNQSLTEFAQVVSHDLKNPLHAISGLTELMLTKNAGQLDERGQESLRLIASSAERMNRLITDLLAFAQVNADSSACQMVDLSQVICDVISDLRARLEAERGEVTVVGQLPSIEADPTQMYQLFQNLLANGIKYHAQDRPPRIVVRQIEVPSPDICCFTIEDNGIGMAESELESIFTPFTRLSNARGYEGTGLGLATVHNIIKRHQGFIQVTSSLGEGTVFKLALPIRQSM
- a CDS encoding acetylxylan esterase, translated to MPCIDMPLEQLKTYTGRSPKPADFDTYWSQALEELRAVDPQLELVPADFQVPFAECYHMYFTGVRGARLHAKYVRPKQAVGPHPALLQFHGYTMHAGDWQDKLVYAALGMSVSSLDVRGQGGRSEDTGGVKGNTHHGHIIRGVDSDDPHDLLFRHIFLDTAQLASIVMSFSEVDAARVGATGWSQGGALTMACAALEPRIKLAAPVYPFLSDYRRVWEMDLCKDAYEELRTYFRRFDPQHVREDAFFTRLGYIDIQHLSPRIEAELLIGVGLMDTVCPPSTQFAAINKLRAPYKLELYPDFAHEGLPGLHDKIIQFMSKL
- a CDS encoding protein-glutamate O-methyltransferase CheR, with amino-acid sequence MRSEHDKEKLEAELVLEALYRGHGFDFRQYARSSMLRRLHYIRSKAGLERLSDLIPRVLHDEAFVRDMLVNISVTVTEMFRDPAFFLELRTKVIPVLKTYPFVKIWHAGCATGEEVYSMAILLQEEGFYDRVQIYATDINHESLKTASEGIYPIEAMRKFTANYNSSGGKASFSDYYYAKYQMAKMNEDLKANIVFSPHNLVTDQTFGEMNLIICRNVLIYFDRQLQNQVFGLFDQSLVHRGFLCLGSKESLELAPQRADYEDISPRWRIFRKQLKL
- a CDS encoding chemotaxis protein CheB, with protein sequence MTDNYEAAFIGVSAGGLQALRTLLTAIAPSFPLPIVIVQHLKEGSDSYLADYLNGVAAIQVKEADDKEKLKAGVAYIAPAGYHLLVEDDRTLALSVDPPVQYSRPSVDVLFESAVYALGGRCIGVVLTGANADGSRGLLAIKRAGGLAIVQNPATAEYSTMPAAALRLVEADYVVELEAIGLLLNEIAASCS
- the aspA gene encoding aspartate ammonia-lyase, which translates into the protein MTNRVRVEKDFLGSKDVPADAYYGVQTLRAVENFPITGYRIHQELIVAMAHVKKAAALANMETGQLKPHLGRVIVQAADEIIAGRWHDQFIVDPIQGGAGTSINMNANEVIANRAIELMGGEKGNYFILSPNTHVNMAQSTNDAFPTAIHIAVLRMLEQLLAVMEELHDSFKAKAEAFDGIIKMGRTHLQDGVPIRLGQEFEAYRRVFARDMKRISQTRQHLYEINMGATAVGTGLNADPRYIKRVAELLAEQTGYPLVNAENLIDATQNTDAYTEVSSALKVCMINMSKVANDLRLMASGPRAGLNEINLPPRQPGSSIMPGKVNPVMCEVVNQVAFQVIGNDHTISLASEAGQLELNVMEPVLVFNLLQSLGMMAQVFKVFKTHCLDGIEPNVHICKEYVERSVGIITALNPHLGYEVVARIAREAILTGKSVRELCLLYDVLREEELNLILDPYEMTNPGIAGISLLQDAGAPELRGDDSRGGRREEPGDEGGEADRS
- a CDS encoding response regulator; its protein translation is MNWIRNLKLNYKLLLMIAVPMLGVFYFSFSAVSEKLGHMNEMGRLQQLAQLAVSTNAVIHELQIERGLIPSMYGERTAAQLSVMREQRQEAARSAELFRKQFEAMNNKQLDGQLVAVYEKSVGALERLDEYRRQIDSRSIGKPEVMQTYLETIDSFFEALEGVSQRGDDEQVSDMMSALMHYSRSKIAVSQERTYVYDLLLAGTHKTADFERLGALKNQQETYYTVFTSYAEPEMIALHRSEAGGLLAVEVDRLRGEVLGTMPGEQLTVDPQAWFAAATERIEAMKRTEDTLSARLSVLMQQIEQNARQSLLLVLGFNLFVLLSSLLLIYFISRMLLTPIRALQKSTGLVLQGETEVELQVSSRDEIGDLTMGFQQMVESFRDVIRQADRISKGDYEQSIVLRSDRDRLSAALNEMLRSLKETKAENARQYWLKTQLARLMGMTQGMEDLSKLGSMLIQEICSLVEAGQGVFYIREESASALRSSGRSVSFVLLASYAFRERKHMSGRIPLGEGLVGQCAVENKPILLTHVPDDYIQIGSGLGAGKPQQVLVLPIVFEERTIAVLELASFRTFTDVEHDLLEQLSGTLGAVIQSIISRQRTEELLRESQLLAEELQTQQEELRTANEELEEQTQMLRQSEEKMRIQSEELQTINEELEEKTNYLELQKADIERQNHFIQQSKRELEVKAEELELASQYKSEFLANMSHELRTPLNSLLILAKSLAANTEGNLTEDQVESAGIIHSGGLDLLTLINDILDLSKVEAGKLDIHPDEVRLDAMLRSLHVQFQPLAREKGLELELKLEEGLPASIVTDEQRAVQILKNLLSNAFKFTHQGKITVSIGRPPAGTVLACSGLSARETAAFSVTDTGIGIPSHKQQAIFEAFQQADGSTSRKYGGTGLGLTISRELAKLLHGELQLHSREGEGSTFTLYLPLRSSQQQTAALDEPSVQGEKLSTSDAVAANDVVAHLMEPNSSTTSSSAAQAQAQAGAAEAAAAVDRSMAGVLAAPAAAIRSFIPDDREELHAFSGKEKTLLIIEDDPAFAKVLVKLSRSKGFKCVAAGDGFSGLQLVKRYTPTAVLLDLGLPDMDGLKVLDHLKRDSQTRHIPVHIISGKDAGPASLKRGAVGFMSKPISADDMDNVFDKIEHVLNERIKQVLVIEDDASNQKAIHELLKHKKIDIHSAFTGMEGLERMKEQVYDCVILDLKLPDMTGQELLERLVQATDSPPPMIINTGKELTQAEYKELNRFTDSIVIKGANSPERLLDEVSLFLHSVQKQLPEEQRAMLRMALDSDESLKGRKVLLVDDDMRNTFALSKVLRQHGLEVLMADNGKLAVEKLESESGIELVIMDIMMPVMDGYEAMRLIRSKPQYSRLPIIALTAKAMSGDREKCIEGGANDYMTKPVDTDKLLSLIRVWLFES
- a CDS encoding cohesin domain-containing protein, whose translation is MSRLSVLFTSLFFCLVLAFPFYANAHFGGLMQGKVMTSESSTPGNLRTWDTSSNFVLQGSNANSKTDSVWYEFNGVATINSYQLNRSPSQIEIVFYDSMDQILWSSTTPSHSGGDTGKVSIPAVSNVKKIMLNNIYGAGITLYNFDVFGEEVAVTKPTPPADLKATLMGEQVSLSWGAVNNATSYHVRRSVAEGGPYTTIATNVTSNAYVDNITSGSTYYYVITAVNAGGQSANSNEIAVSFTRNPTLDIVIAEDEVKVGQEISANVMLRNVVNIYAEDFTVNYDNSKFEFIGFEEVLGYKVYNTPVDQNGQLRFIVASQGQEYGITGETTLLKLKLKAKAEGMAKVDAQKCRIADTQKEFDLPADDCGEDSLLIEGFFDVNRSGEYTLLDLAIDAYYYGQLASSTPTSYNTNQSGDERILEEDLQFIVTQLLENNNYPLNM